The sequence GGCGCGAACGTCGACTGCGAGCCGCAGCACCTGCTGCAGTTCGCCGAAATGGGGCACGCGCTCGTCGCGGCGCTCGAGGGCAAGGAGCGGCCGACGATCGGTCTTCTCAACATCGGCGAGGAGATCATCAAGGGCAACGAAACAATCAAGCGCGCTGGCGAGCTATTGCGCGCGAGCACGTTGAATTTTCGCGGCAACGTCGAAGGAAACGACATCTACAAGGGCACCGTCGACGTGATCGTCTGCGATGGCTTCGTTGGCAACGTTGCATTGAAGACGTCCGAGGGCCTTGCGCAGATGCTCGCGGACATCATCAAGGAAGAGTTCAGCCGCTCGCTTTTGTCGAAGCTGATGGCGTTTCTCGCGCTGCCCGTGCTGCTGCGCTTCAAGAAGCGGGTCGATCATCGCCAGTACAACGGCGCGGCGCTGCTCGGCTTGCGCAGTCTCGTCATCAAGAGCCATGGCTCCGCCGACGCGTACGCGTTTGAGTGGGCGATCAAACGCGGGTATGATGCCGTCAAAAATGGCGTGCTGGAGCGTCTTTCGCGAGCGATGGCGGAAAACGCCGCGCCGCTTGGCGAAAGCGGTCGCGACGCGGGCGGAGCGGGGCAGGCGAGTCCGTCCGCAGGCCAGCCAGCCGAGCCCTCCGCCGCGCTTTCCTCGAAGACATAATGGCCCAATCGACCCTCTATTCCCGCGTGCTCGGCACGGGTAGCTACTTGCCGCCCGACCGCGTCACGAATCAAGAACTCGCCGCTCGTCTCGCGAAGGATGGCATCGAGACGAGCGACGAGTGGATCGTCGCGCGCACGGGCATCCACGCGCGGCACTTCGCCGCGCCCGACGTGACGACGAGCGATCTCGCGCTCGTCGCCGCGCAGCGCGCGATCGAGGCTGCCGACGTCGATCCGCAGTCGATCGACCTCGTCATCGTCGCGACGTCGACGCCCGATTTCGTGTTCCCGAGCACGGCGTGCCTGCTGCAGAACAAGCTCGGCATCAAGAACAACGGCGCCGCGTTCGACGTGCAGGCGGTGTGTTCGGGCTTCGCATACGCGCTCGCCACGGCCGACAGCTTCATCCGCACGGGGCAGCATCGCACGGCGCTCGTCGTCGGCGCGGAGACGTTCTCGCGCATCCTCGACTTCAAGGACCGCACGACCTGCGTGCTGTTCGGCGACGGCGCCGGCGCCGTCGTGCTGTCGGCGTCCGAAGAGCCGGGCATCCTCGGCAGTGCGCTGCACGCGGACGGCAGCTACTCGAACATTCTCTGCACGCCGGGCAACGTGAACCGCGGCGTCGTCGCGGGCAGCGCATTCCTGCACATGGACGGCCAGGCCGTCTTCAAGCTCGCCGTGAACGTGCTGGAGAAGGTCGCGGTCGAAGCGCTGTCGAAGGCGGATCTCGCGCCGGAGCAGGTCGATTGGCTGATTCCGCACCAGGCCAATATCCGTATCATGACAAGCACGTGCCGCAAGCTCGGCCTGCCGCAGGAACGCATGATCGTCACCGTCGACGAGCACGGCAACACGTCCGCCGCGTCGATCCCGCTCGCACTCGACGTCGCCGTGCGCGACGGCCGCATCAAGCGCGGCCAGCACGTGCTGATCGAAGGCGTCGGCGGCGGCTTCACGTGGGGCGCGTCGGTCTTCCGCTTCTGACGGGTTTCTCCTCGCATCCCATCGGCGCGCAGTTCGTGCGCGCCGCTCGATTCGATTCATTTGGGGACGATATGAAATTTGCATTCGTTTTTCCGGGCCAGGGCTCGCAATCGGTCGGCATGCTCAATGCATTCGCCGACGTCGCCGTCGTGCGCGAGACGCTCGACGAAGCGTCCGACGCGCTGGGTCAGGACATCGGCAAGCTGATCGCCGACGG comes from Burkholderia savannae and encodes:
- the plsX gene encoding phosphate acyltransferase PlsX; translated protein: MTVKLTIDCMGGDHGPSVTVPAAVKFVRSHPDAHLMLVGIESAIRAQLKKCKALGEPALSVVPATEVVAMDDPVEVALRKKKDSSMRVALNHVKEGEAQACISAGNTGALMAVSRYVLKTLPGIERPAIAFALPNPTGYTMMLDLGANVDCEPQHLLQFAEMGHALVAALEGKERPTIGLLNIGEEIIKGNETIKRAGELLRASTLNFRGNVEGNDIYKGTVDVIVCDGFVGNVALKTSEGLAQMLADIIKEEFSRSLLSKLMAFLALPVLLRFKKRVDHRQYNGAALLGLRSLVIKSHGSADAYAFEWAIKRGYDAVKNGVLERLSRAMAENAAPLGESGRDAGGAGQASPSAGQPAEPSAALSSKT
- a CDS encoding beta-ketoacyl-ACP synthase III, with the protein product MAQSTLYSRVLGTGSYLPPDRVTNQELAARLAKDGIETSDEWIVARTGIHARHFAAPDVTTSDLALVAAQRAIEAADVDPQSIDLVIVATSTPDFVFPSTACLLQNKLGIKNNGAAFDVQAVCSGFAYALATADSFIRTGQHRTALVVGAETFSRILDFKDRTTCVLFGDGAGAVVLSASEEPGILGSALHADGSYSNILCTPGNVNRGVVAGSAFLHMDGQAVFKLAVNVLEKVAVEALSKADLAPEQVDWLIPHQANIRIMTSTCRKLGLPQERMIVTVDEHGNTSAASIPLALDVAVRDGRIKRGQHVLIEGVGGGFTWGASVFRF